In the Ranitomeya imitator isolate aRanImi1 chromosome 2, aRanImi1.pri, whole genome shotgun sequence genome, CCTGTGATGTCTACAACTCTCTCCAGTCCTTGCATGAAATCCAGATTAACAAAATCTATATTTATTAGCACTAGCGATGGCTGAGCGGCTGCTTATAAGAGATAGAGAAATCACACAGGTAAAAATAGACAACTACTTTTATTGTTCACAAACCCTTTAAAATGCACCAGTATGAACAGTGAGCTACGGCAGGCACAGCTGCCACGTTGGTTTCtggttttgtgttgttttttttggtAGCTGCTAAAAATGAATTGAAACAAAATGGCCTAAACCTCTGAAAAAcacaatatggaaaaaaaaatatcccaGAATCAGGACAAGGCATTTTAAAATTATCCTAGAGCCCGAGGGTTTGAAGTAAAAACTatacagaaaagaaaaacaaaaaaataaaaaataaactaaaaagtaATTAAATTCAGAGAGTTCCAGGTTGACCATGAGATCTATAGTTATAGTCTCTTCTGGAACTTACACCAAGTCCCTCCAGAAAGATTATCAGGAAAATGCAAAAGTCCGAATTCATGCAAGAAGGAGCGACAAAGCGTTCTGTTCATACCGTGCGGCAACAACCGTCCACCGCCACTTTTcagcataaaaaaatgatttatatATATTTGTCATTAAACTCCAAAAGATCCCCAATATATAAAACATGGATGTCatgagagaatatatatatatacacacagcacaacaTGGAGATTGTCCCACTCCCAACAGCAAGTGCAGCGGCACTCATGTCTCTACAGGGTAAACTTGGACGCCGAGCCTCCGACGCCCCTCCCAATTATCAACAGAAAATCcctcttcactttttttttttgcaatttattttagaatgaaaaaaaaaaaaaatcagggtaaTATATGGTTAATAAATAATGTGTTTCTATGTACATACAAAATGGGAGTACGGAAGCTAATGGAATGTGTCGCTGCAGAGGAGGGGGGCACAGACTATTCTggaccatgcaaaaaaaaaaaaaaaaaaatcttaaccaGTTAAAAAATAATGTTTGCGTCTGTATATTTTGTTCTGAGGTAAATAAGAAAATACATTAAAAATATTATATCCCGACCACAAGAGTAGATCCCCCATAGATCCGCTACGAGCTACAAGTGCTTGGTGCACACCGTGTCCATGATCcaaagacaggaaaaaaaaaaatagatatttaaGAAAAGCGAATCCAGGCAAAAAGCAGAAGCTGTAAACGTGTGATCAGTCATCTACGAACTACACGAGGCAGACATCTATGTAATTACAAGGCAGAGTCCTCCAGGGGCGGACCGTCACAGGAGCTGCTGCCAGCACGGGGGAACTCAATCCGGCACAGTCCCCTCTCATCCCAGAGACACCAAACAAGAGGGGAAAAGAAATTAAAAACAGAATTAAAACTTCTTTATTAATATATAGTAAACCTTCATGATCTCCCAGGAGGCTCCGCCGGCCGGTTATTGCTGACTCCTCGCCCCCAGACTGCAGAATTTACCATTGTGTAGTTTTTAAAAATAGTTtgtatgtagcctccttttttcatTTGGGAAGtttgtttctttaaaaaaaaatttcctcttCATTTCCTTTAAACCACACACCAAAAGTGTTTACATGAGGCTGCAAAACAGGCAGAGCGGGGAGGAACAGCGCGACGTCCACAGCTCCGTCTCAAGGGGGATTTTACTCAGAGTCACTGCTGTCTGAACTGGAGCCACTGGAACTACTGCTGCCGGATTCTGATGAACTACTACTACTGCTGAGCCGAGAGGGTCCTCCTGCCACCCCCGAGCTGGACTTCTCTGTGGAGAACAGGAGAATATCAGGCAGGAATGTGCAAACCAAAGATAGAAACTAAATATGTCACCATTAGGCAGAATGCACAGATATGGAGAAGTCTGGACAGTAAACCCTCGGGGAAAGCAGCAGCCAGAGGTGGAGGAAGCATCTGCATGGGAgggaatgaaggcagtggctgtaaGGACCACTGATCCCTGAAAAAAGAATGGATGACTGCTTCATGCTGCATTAACCAGCCACATGGAGCTCATTTCCTGCATGATGGATGGGACTTACCAAATCATGTTTTCCACCAGCAACCAGAGCCTAAAGTGCTACTCCAGATGTGTGCCAGTCCCTGTCGCATCAATCACCCATCTGATTTTTGATCCTGGACATGCCCCATCCTCAGTGAGGCCACAGCTAAAGCCTGCGCTGACCATGACAACTACAGAGTAGAGCAGCAATGATAgcggctgggagttgtagtactttGTGCAGCTCTGGACAGGGGTCAGTGGACAATAACTGCAGTGACTGCAGCTTCTCAACGAGACTGGAATCGAATATCCGCAGCTCTGCACGTACAGttacatgaaaaagtttgggcacccctattaatcttaatgttttataaaaaaaaaatttttgcaacagctatttcagtttcatatatctaataactgttggacacagtaatgtttctgccttgaaatgaggtttattgtactaacagaaaatgtgcaatctgcattcaaacaaaatttgacaggtgcataagtatgggcaccccaccagaaaagtgacattaatatttagtagatcctccttttgcaaaaataacagcctctagtcgcttccagtAGCTTTTAAtgcgttcctggatgaaggtatttttgaccattcctctttacaaaacaattccagttcagttaagtttgatggtcgccgagcatggacagcccacttcaaatgatcccacagatgttcaataatattcaggtctggagactgggatggccattccagaacagtgtaattgttcctctgcatgaatgcccgagtagatttggagcgatgttttggatcgtcttgctgaaagatccatcccctgcgtaacttcaactttgtcactgattcatgaacattattgtcaagaatatgctgatactgagaggaatccatgcgtccctcaacttttaacaagattcccggtgccggcattggccacacagccccaaagcatgatcgaacctccaccaaattttactgtgggtagcaagtgtttttcttggaatgctgtgttttttggccgccatgcataacgcctttatgtatgaccaaacaactcaatcttggtttcatcagtccacaggaccttcttctaaaaataaattggcttctccaaatgtgttgcatacctcagctgactgtttgtggtgtgcttgcagaaacggcttctttcgcatcactctcccatacagcttctccttgtgcaaagtgcgttgtatagttgaccgatgcacagtgacaccatctgcagcaagttgatgctgcagctctctggaggtggtctgaggattgtccttgactgatctcaccattcttcttctctgcctttctgatgtttttcttggcctgccacttctggccttaccaagaactgtacctgtgttcttccatttccttactatgttcctcacagtggaaattgacaggttaaatctctgagacagctttttgtatccttcccctgaacaaccatgttgaataatctttgttttcagatcattagacagttgttttgaggagcccatgatgccactcttcagaggagattcaaacaggagaacaacttgcaagtggccactataagtatcttttctcatgattgcatacacctggctatgaagttcaaagctcaatgaggttagaaaaccaaaaaaagtgctttagtaagtcagtaaaaagtaggtaggagtatttaaaacaaggaaataagggtgcccatacttatgcacctgtcaaattttgtttgaatgcagattgcacattttctgttagtacaataaacctcatttcaaggcagaaacattactgtgtccaacagttattagatatatgaaaccgaaatagctgttgcaaaaaaaacaatttttatcaaacattaagcttaagattaataggggtgcccaaactttttcatataactgtaacacTGCGCCCCTCCCATAACTCTTTGGGGAAGGGGTTCCACTATAACGGTACCTTTTTTCGCGGGTTTCTTGTTATTTAATTGGCCGCTCACATCCTGGAGTCTCCTCTCCAGCtcctttttcttttcctgagccaactcCTCCTTGGACTTTACACCTTGCTTCTTCCCCGACGCTGCTGGGAAAGTGAAGCAATCAGCTAGATGCCAACAGACAGAGGTTCATAGAACAACCTCTAGAGCAGTGTTTGCCAACTCTGCTCCTCAAGCCCCGCCATGGCCGGTTGTAAGGATACCCTCTGTGCAGACAGGTAAGAGGCAACACACAGCTCACCAGCGCCTGCCAGGACCTAGGATTATCCTCAAAACCTGACCTGTTGGGGGGGCTCGAGGACAAGAGTTGGAAAACACTGCTCTGGAGGGCTCGAGGGAACTTTGCAGGACTCCCAACAGGCCAAATTTTAAGCTTAATCATTGCATGAGCGCAGGGCTCAACAGACGTGAGCAAAACAGCGAGCGACCCACCTGCGTCCATGCCGTGATTGGGCTTAGCAATCCAATAGGGACGTCTGAGCAGAAATGTTCTCAACGAGAAGCAAATTGTGAAAAGTTTAGATGTTAGAGCTCATGTGTGAAAGCAACAGATGGTGACATTCTATAGGACAGCTATATGTGATTTATGATGGCAGGCACACAGCTACCCAAAACTTTGCAGGAAAGTGATGGAAATGGAGATGATAAAGGGAAGTCTGAAATATGGAAGTAGAAGACACATCGGGATGCAGGTCATCAGAGCTCCTCATCAGAAAGGTTAACGTGCACCCATGAGCAGAGACAATAATCTAAGGGGTCCTCCTCAGACATTATATTAAGATGCCATTACAAGCACAATGTTTTGGCTGTAATGGAGATGAATTACCGTGGATTGGGCTCTTGGCTAAAAAGGGCATCAGAAAAGCAATAGTGATGTGGTACCCAAATCTGAACACCTATGGAGCCCACTACCAATTAGGAAGGAGGGGCCGCTATGGTGTCACAACAGTGGGATTCAGCCCTCCTAATAACCAGGGAGAATGTGCCTGTAGGCCTCCAGCTACTCACAGAAAGGCTTCCGCTGCTTCTTCTGTAGACAGGATTTGACGTATCGCTCCAGCTCTCGCAGGGTCGTTGGTTTCAATGTTTCAAAGTCAATTTCTATTTCGTCGGGGTTGGAATCTCTTAGGGAAGGCTCTCGGGATTGAATAATTTGAACCACACGGCCCAGTTTCTCCCCCGGGAGCCTGTTAATGTCCAGGCTGAGCTGCCTCTTCTCATCGTATGTCATGGGcagaccctcctcctcctcctcggagtAATAGTTTGCGGATGGAGGCTGCTTTCCACCTTTCTTCGGCTGTTTGCTGTGGGTGACAAGACACAGCCTAAATAAAGGGAGGGAAAATAATGTAGGCAACTGCTCGTGTTGTATAGACGGGGCAACACCACACTGCAGTGACACCAGGCATTAGTATCATGGGCAGAAGCCATGACGTCTGGATGGATTACATATGGCGGGTTGTATGCGCACCTGTTGGCAGTCGGGGCGGGTGTGCTGGATGTAGTGGTCGCTGTCGTGCTGTTTGGCTTCTTGGCGGGAGCCTTTTTCGGAGGCAGCGGTTTTGCTGGCTGCACAGACTTTatctttttctcctcctcagttttCATCTTGTGcttttctttttccttctctttctccttgtcctttttcttcttctccttctcttTTTCCTTTTTCTCTTTCTTCTTCTTTGGTTTATTGACTGGCGCCTGGGACAACGCAGCCAGCTGCTCGTGTACGGCCTTTAGCTGCACAGAAAAACATGTCAGACTGAACACATGTAATACAACCCTCATCTAGACAAGTTTTTAGCCCATAgatgcataaaaaaaaaacaaacacctgcCAGCAAGCAAATATCTTCAAAAAGCCAACATTTCTTCATGGGGATGCCAGATCTCAGTGGAGGAGGTTGTCCATTATCCATGTCTCACCTGCTCCTGTAGCTCGGCCAGACGCGTGGCGCGCTCCTCCTCAGAGTCTGAACTATCGGACTGGGAGGAGCTCTCCTCGCTGGTGTGACTGCTCTCCATGCTCTTACTGACCACCGGGGCCGCTGCTGGGGGAGGGTCGGGAGCCTCCACCGGCTCATCTGGCATCTTAGCGAATCTCATCTCAAAAACATCCTGAGGAAAGATCATGTCACAAACACATGCAGTGAAGAAAAGCACGGCACTTCAGGATACAAAGATGCACAAGTAGGATCCTGATCCGTTAATGGTATGTAAAGGATATTTGACACTCATTAACCATGTTCAGCAGGAGAATTTTATTAAACGTGGAATCTCCAGAAAAGAATAAGACGTTTCGGTCAACAAGACCTTCATCATCAGTCCCCTGGATCAGGAGAAACTGCAAACGGCAGCGTAGAAGGGAAGTCTGCGGCATCCTCCACTTAGACGTAACATACTCCTGTTGAACATAGTTAATAAGTGCCAAGTATCTTACAAATACGCGCAGGTCATGAGCGAGAAGCTTCAGGAAAGAGGAGTAGCTCACGTCACCCACCTCACTGACCATTACATGCGAGAGCCGCTGGTAACGACATAGACGAGTGAGGTTCACATCTACAggggaatacatttcaaaaacctgacctgcatatccaaacatagactgagtgtgaacaggtgctgaacccagagtcgccaactcgtatatagttaagtaaaaagggcagcacactgcagcgccaaaacatgcaaacttgaaaacacgaaatttgaactttcaagtttgcatgttttggcgctgcagtgtgctgccctttttacttaactatatacgcacctgttcacactcagtctatgtttggatgtgcaggtcaggtttttgaaatgtattctttagccttctgatcgtgcactccccgcctcctagccacatgtgttttaattatagtaggtccaatacccctccacagaaagagagaatttgagtccaagaagaggtttcacatgtacccattcagatggagacgtttatgctCAGTGAGGTAGgtaaagcgtaggacctcgtataagagagatgccgtaaagtggctacgaggtacacataaatatggccatttttatgcgctaaaagctctcatttttcatatttctagtgcagtaatgcagttcaaatttcgtgttttcaagtttgcatgttttggcactgcagtgtgctgccctttttacttaactatatacgagttggcgactctgggttcagcacctgttcacactcagtctatgtttggatgtgcaggtcaggtttttgaaatgtattctttagccttctgatcgtgcactccccgcctcctagccacatgtgttttaattatagtaggtccaatacccctccacagaaagagagaatttgagtccaagaagaggtttcacatgtacccattcagatggagacgtttattctcagtgaggtaggtcaagcgtaggacctcgtataagagagatgccgtaaagtggctacgaggtacacataaatatggccatttttatgcgctaaaagctctcatttttcatatttctagtgcagtaatgcagttcaaatttcgtgttttcaagtttgcatgttttggcgctacagtgtgctgccctttttacttacacATCTACAGGGGGGCTTATACATAGGTTACTAAATTGGGATGTACCGCTAATAATTGTGGTGGGGGAACTCACAGCATACAGTTAATATAAACGGTCTCAGACCCAACACTCAGGAGCTGCACTGTACCTGGAGCTTTCTGGCCATGGCAACCACCTCATGATCGGGGGGATTGTACTTGTAACAGTTTGAGAACATTAACCGTATATCAGCTGCAAAAGCCTGCGCGTCCTGGTAATCCCGTCCATCCATCTTCTTCTGTAATGAAAGAGGGGAGGTGTAAGGaggaatcaaaggaaacagctgaaggGGTCCAGGGCGATGACCTGGAGAAAAGCTGCAGGACAACCTGGGCTCCCACTACAGACCAAGCACCCAGGGGGACACGCCACCTCCCCGACAGAATGATTGCTCTGCTACAAGCTGGCAAAGTGTGGCACTTCTTACTGCAATTCTCCCATTGTTGCATTGATGAGTACAGGGCCATGGTGCTTACATGGGTCACCAGTTTTAAGCACTGcatcagtaaggctatgtgcacaagctgcggaatggtgtgcagatttttccgcactgattttggtaaatccacaggtaaaccgcactgcggatttaccacggtttttgtgcggattccacctgcggttttacacctgcggattcctattatggaccaggtgtaaaccactgcggaatccgcacaaagaattgacatgctgcgtttccgcgtgttttttttcacagcatgtgcactgcggattttgttttccataggtttacatggtaccgtacaatgcatggaaaactgctgcggattcgcagcgtcaaatccgctgcagatctgcagtcaaatccgcagcgtgtgcacatagcccaagtccAGCTTTTACATCCAGCTGCTGAAATCCTGTCATTTCTAAATTACGCTAAACCACAGCTGAGGTTTTGCTGTAATGTACCAGTAAGGTGAAAGCAGTCACCCAGGAGATATTAGTGCTGCCACTCTGTTGAGGATTGCCCAGTCTGCAGAAAAATGTCATTTACGGACAGCAAGCAGAGGTTTTTACTTATTTTTAGCTGAGCAATGCCAGACATTGTATTCCCCCCGCTTCATCTCCAGCTATGTTTTACTTGTCCAAGACTGGAAATGTCAAATGTGCACAAAGTGAAAGCAAAGTGTGAAGATGTGAAGAGAGGGCAAACCTTTACAGAGCTGAGGTCCATAGGATGCTTGATGATGTCGTGGTAGTCGTGCAGCTCCAGGGCCTCCGCGTCCACCGGTTTGTAGAAGGGCCAGGCATAGGCGGCGTGCTTCTTGGAGAGCATCTCCTTCAGGATACTGTCGCAGTATTTCAGGTGCTCGGTCAGTTTGCCCTTCTTACCGGCATGCTGCGGGATCTCCCCATCCTCCAGATCCTTCTTTGGTGGTTTGATGGGGCGCCCAGTGCTCTCTCTCCTGTTTGCCACTTTAGCTTGTTTCGGATCAGAGATGGGCACGGGCGACTCACTGCGGCTGGCAGTTATGGCAgatgtggtgggggtggtggtGTCCGCTTTTCTTTTTACACCTTTTTTCTAATTTAGAAGAAGAAGAGTAGGCAGTCTGTGCAGGAGCAACAAGAAGCATCTGATACATGTGGTAAAAACATAGAAACTCCAAGCAGAATCTGCTGTGTTCATTAATCCCCTACTGCCAAAGCCCATTTTCACCTCCTGACCGAGCCCCATTGTACAAATCTGAAAATATGTGGAAATAACTGGTGCTCCCACACATCCCAGTGACTCACCTACTTCAAGATAGTGATTAGGTCAATAAAACGTACGAAAATATGGGAaatctggtgatttttttttttttttttttttttttaaatttgcaatttTGAAACAACTTCAGATGGTTGAGCACACAAAACTTCATAAATAACTTTTTCCAGGTGTCCTCTTTACATCAGAGGCATGTTTAAAACACGTTTTATTTTGTTAGGTTGTCAGAAAAGTTAAAACGTCAATATTttgaaccccttcaccccaaagcctgttttcaccttcatgaccaggccaaattttatcattctgaccagtgtcactttgtgataaaaattctggaacacttcaacggatcccccaGATTCTCAgaatcttttctcgtgacatattgtactttatgatggtggtaaaatttcttcgatatgacttgcatttatttgtgaaaacattggaaatttggcaaaacttttgcaattttcaagtttaactccgatttaagggcatggaaattatgtcacacaaaatagttaataagtagacatgtgggaaatgttgcttatcagcacaattttattaaacatttttttgttaggaagttataagaagaGATAGAATATAGAAGCTGACCAGCGATTTCCCAATTTactaacaaaatgtacaaaaccattttatttttagggaacacctcacatttgaagtgactgagggggcctatatgacagaaaatacaaaaatgtgacaccattctaaaaactacacccatcaatgtgctcaaaaccacattcaagaagtttattaacctttcatctgcttcacaggaattaatggaatgtggaagggaaACAAATGAACATTAatttttctttcacaaaattttttacttttgacccaattttcttttctttttgcaagGGTTACACGTAAacatagaccccaaaatttgttgtgtaatttctcccgagtttgccaataccccatatatgatgTAAACACTGTTAGAGTGCATAgcaggggcttggaagggaaggagcgccatttgattttgttTTTTATGTAAAATTTGCTTGAATAATTAGCAGCTgccatgtcgcattttgagagcccctgatgtgccttagtggaaacccccaacaagtgaccccattttggaaactagactcctcagggaATGTACGTAAATGTGTGACGAGCACctggaacccccaggtgcttcacagaagtttataacgttgagccgtaattaaaaaaaaaaaaaaaaaacaagccacattttcccacaaaaaatgtttttagcttcaattttttattctacaaaagggtaacaggagaacatgcACCATATAATTtcatgtgcaatttcttctgagcacgcttataccccatatgtggtggaaacctacttttgaggcacaatgcgaaGCTCAGTAGGTACATAGCGTCATGTTGgacttcagattttgctggactggtttgagggtgcaatgTCACCTTGGTAGAGCCCctggaggtgccagaacagcagaacccccacaagtgaaccaattttacaaactacacctcaattAATTACAGTAATCTAGGGGagaagtgatcatattgacaccacaggtttgtcacagcattttataccattgggaggtgaagaaaaaaaacaacatttttaccaccaaacttttgttttagccccagattttaaattttcccacaggaaaatgggtaaaaattgcaccgaaatgtgtcccacaatttctgctgaatgtagagataccccatatgtggctgtacagtactgcttagccacctgGCAAGACTCGGGAGGGACTGAGTGCGATTTGCCTCCTGGCgcgcagattttgctagaataattTGCGGACTTCATATACAAAgcacctaagtgctagaagagaagAATTCccctcaagttaccccattttggaaattatacccctttgggagtttatctacaggtgtagtgatgattttgactccataggcgcttaagaaacaagcagcagtggatgttgcagagtaaaaaaaattacaaactaccgttgtagtcaccagtacattggGCCCAGCTCATACTTctagagacatgcacccataaattaggctgtTATCACCAAATGCAAAACATGTGGACGCTAGATGTGGTTTGGACACACTTTGGGGCTCTGAAGGGAGGGTGCATTTggaagcgcagaatttgctgaatttcatttGGGGTGCGATGAGCTGTAGAggttttccagaacctttgtactaccagtaacatggaagccccctacatTTCCGTTAAGATGACGGACCTAAGTGAGAATTTGCTTTTTTGTGTGGATTAAGTCGAAGCTTTTGttggaatattttacataacattggggatcacatttatccagtgctctacgctgagcacttacattgtggtttccatctaaggctagggtcacacttgcgagaaattcgcatgagtctcgcatctcaatatcCAGGCACTGGgaccgttcagctgcatagaaatacatgcagctgcacactccgggtATTGAGACGTGAGAtaagtgcgagtttctcgcaagtgtgaccctggccttaatctGCGTGTGATGTGATGCAGATgaaaccccgagggatccattcactataataaggcagcagagttactctggaatccctctggcctctgttcagcgatgtctttttcagaagtgcacaaaactgtagtgGACCACACTTTTATGCGCGCCTAAAAAGAGACACCGTTGGATCACAGGTCACACtgcatccacagtgcctcaatctgcatctgtgtaagtgctcagcatacagtgcaggataaatgtgagcggaGCCttcctgtgatctttgggaggcagaattgggAGGGGGGGgacaacaggtgaagaattggttttattttttttacactgttcctcgtgcgaaataagtgattagacaactattcttcgggtcagcacggttacagtgataccagatttatatttgggTTTTTAtgtatggctgctgtcacacactagtaGACACTTTATATTGCAAACACTagattttgcatccccatatttagacagccataatttttccttatttcagCTGAGTCATGTaatagcttgttttttgcgggacgaattgactttttattggtaccatatttggGCACATGatgtttttttgatcgctttctattccaatttttgtgaggcagaatgaacaaaaactagcaattcacgAATAGTTTTTTCTGGGTTTTtatgccgttccatgtgtggttaaatggataagacagctttat is a window encoding:
- the BRD3 gene encoding bromodomain-containing protein 3 isoform X2: MSAVTVAAQAPQGPVNPPPPEITNSNKPGRKTNQLQYMQNVVVKTLWKHQFAWPFYQPVDCIKLNLPDYHKIIKNPMDMGTIKKRLENNYYWSANECMQDFNTMFTNCYIYNKSTDDIVLMAQALEKIFLQKVAQMPQEEVELLPPVPKGKGKKLPPPPSTQTPVITEPEPPVEKAAPSPKPVAVERSPPKAPVVERSPPKPAVVERSSGRRAEPPVERRRERFKAAAPASSISTVNPTVQLTNIAPLVSQTPVIAATPVPTIIANVTVPVATAAPQPPPAAPVPVAPVVPPAAPVVKKKGVKRKADTTTPTTSAITASRSESPVPISDPKQAKVANRRESTGRPIKPPKKDLEDGEIPQHAGKKGKLTEHLKYCDSILKEMLSKKHAAYAWPFYKPVDAEALELHDYHDIIKHPMDLSSVKKKMDGRDYQDAQAFAADIRLMFSNCYKYNPPDHEVVAMARKLQDVFEMRFAKMPDEPVEAPDPPPAAAPVVSKSMESSHTSEESSSQSDSSDSEEERATRLAELQEQLKAVHEQLAALSQAPVNKPKKKKEKKEKEKEKKKKDKEKEKEKEKHKMKTEEEKKIKSVQPAKPLPPKKAPAKKPNSTTATTTSSTPAPTANRLCLVTHSKQPKKGGKQPPSANYYSEEEEEGLPMTYDEKRQLSLDINRLPGEKLGRVVQIIQSREPSLRDSNPDEIEIDFETLKPTTLRELERYVKSCLQKKQRKPFSSGKKQGVKSKEELAQEKKKELERRLQDVSGQLNNKKPAKKEKSSSGVAGGPSRLSSSSSSSESGSSSSSGSSSDSSDSE
- the BRD3 gene encoding bromodomain-containing protein 3 isoform X6; the encoded protein is MSAVTVAAQAPQGPVNPPPPEITNSNKPGRKTNQLQYMQNVVVKTLWKHQFAWPFYQPVDCIKLNLPDYHKIIKNPMDMGTIKKRLENNYYWSANECMQDFNTMFTNCYIYNKSTDDIVLMAQALEKIFLQKVAQMPQEEVELLPPVPKGKGKKLPPPPSTQTPVITEPEPPVEKAAPSPKPVAVERSPPKAPVVERSPPKPAVVERSSGRRAEPPVERRRERFKAAAPASSISTVNPTVQLTNIAPLVSQTPVIAATPVPTIIANVTVPVATAAPQPPPAAPVPVAPVVPPAAPVVKKKGVKRKADTTTPTTSAITASRSESPVPISDPKQAKVANRRESTGRPIKPPKKDLEDGEIPQHAGKKGKLTEHLKYCDSILKEMLSKKHAAYAWPFYKPVDAEALELHDYHDIIKHPMDLSSVKKKMDGRDYQDAQAFAADIRLMFSNCYKYNPPDHEVVAMARKLQDVFEMRFAKMPDEPVEAPDPPPAAAPVVSKSMESSHTSEESSSQSDSSDSEEERATRLAELQEQLKAVHEQLAALSQAPVNKPKKKKEKKEKEKEKKKKDKEKEKEKEKHKMKTEEEKKIKSVQPAKPLPPKKAPAKKPNSTTATTTSSTPAPTANSKQPKKGGKQPPSANYYSEEEEEGLPMTYDEKRQLSLDINRLPGEKLGRVVQIIQSREPSLRDSNPDEIEIDFETLKPTTLRELERYVKSCLQKKQRKPF
- the BRD3 gene encoding bromodomain-containing protein 3 isoform X5, coding for MSAVTVAAQAPQGPVNPPPPEITNSNKPGRKTNQLQYMQNVVVKTLWKHQFAWPFYQPVDCIKLNLPDYHKIIKNPMDMGTIKKRLENNYYWSANECMQDFNTMFTNCYIYNKSTDDIVLMAQALEKIFLQKVAQMPQEEVELLPPVPKGKGKKLPPPPSTQTPVITEPEPPVEKAAPSPKPVAVERSPPKAPVVERSPPKPAVVERSSGRRAEPPVERRRERFKAAAPASSISTVNPTVQLTNIAPLVSQTPVIAATPVPTIIANVTVPVATAAPQPPPAAPVPVAPVVPPAAPVVKKKGVKRKADTTTPTTSAITASRSESPVPISDPKQAKVANRRESTGRPIKPPKKDLEDGEIPQHAGKKGKLTEHLKYCDSILKEMLSKKHAAYAWPFYKPVDAEALELHDYHDIIKHPMDLSSVKKKMDGRDYQDAQAFAADIRLMFSNCYKYNPPDHEVVAMARKLQDVFEMRFAKMPDEPVEAPDPPPAAAPVVSKSMESSHTSEESSSQSDSSDSEEERATRLAELQEQLKAVHEQLAALSQAPVNKPKKKKEKKEKEKEKKKKDKEKEKEKEKHKMKTEEEKKIKSVQPAKPLPPKKAPAKKPNSTTATTTSSTPAPTANRLCLVTHSKQPKKGGKQPPSANYYSEEEEEGLPMTYDEKRQLSLDINRLPGEKLGRVVQIIQSREPSLRDSNPDEIEIDFETLKPTTLRELERYVKSCLQKKQRKPF